The Candidatus Poribacteria bacterium genome contains the following window.
GAACCGATGCTGCCGATTCTACCAACACTAGGTATTTCGGTCACGTTTTAACAAAGTAGTGGTTCGCCTTGATTGACCGAAAAGTGCAAGAAGATAGGAAAAACTTATCCATGAAACAAAAATTAGTTTGGAAAATGTTGCTGATAGCGAGCAGTCTGCTGACTATAAATGCTTGGGGCAATAAGACGATTTCCTTCACCGCTGATCTGACCGGAAATCTCGATATCTACATCATGGATATCAATCGCAAGAATCCCGTCAACTTAACCAACCATCCGGCGGAGGACTCTTCCCCGACGTGGGCACCAGATGCCAGTGCTTTCGCTTTCGTTTCACACAGGGATGGCAATCCAGAGATTTACGTGATGGAGATGAAAAACAAGGAATCTCAACGGCTAACAAACAATCGCGCGACTGACATCGATCCCGCTTGGTCGCCGGATGGACGCTGGATTGCATTTGCATCCAACCATCACAGAGAGCATGCACCAGATACTGACATCTACATAATGAACCCAAGCGGCAAGAAGGCACAACAACTCACAAACAAGGGCGGGCACAATTCAACACCGGCGTGGTCGCCGGACGGGCAGTGGATCGCGTTCCGTACCACACTGGACGGTTTCGGTGCTATCCATCTGATGAACGCAAATGGCAAAAAACAGCGAGCCCTCACACAAGTATCCGCGACAAACCCCACTTGGGCAGCTAACGGCAAAGAGATCTACTTGTCTAGCGATATGCTCGCTGGTGCAAAAGTTCCTACCCTGTTTGCCATAGATGTCAATGCGGGAAATGCCCGAAAGTTAGCAAACGTCCCACAAGCCTGCGACGAACCTACCGAATCGCCTGATAGACAATGGATTGCCTATGTGTCAACTGCCGGCGGAAATAAAGATATCCATTTAATTAGAGTGGCGGACGGGGAGATACAACAGTTGACACAAGATCCGGGACTGGAATTTTCTCCTGCATGGGTGCCAGCGGGTTTGCCCGTTTCCCCAAACACATACAAGCGAACAACGCTCTGGGGAATCTTAAAGCAGACAGGTTTACAGTCCACTCACCGCTAAAGTTGTAGGTGGGGCATCCCCGATAAGATCGGGATTTCGTTGCGCTCAACTTGCTTCGCCATCTGCTTTTGTGGCGCAACGGAGTCCTTACTCCCATCGTGCCCAGACGTTCGGGATGACATGCCCTTCGTCAATGTACGGATCTTCACCAGCGATAGTGATAACACCACGGTAATTGCGCTCCCCCTTCCAGCCCAGCCACGATGCTGTTGAACAATAGTGGCTCACAAGGATGCGCCGAAATTTGTCACTTCGATTCTTTTTGGAGCGGTGCAAGAGGTAACCGTTGAAAAAGAGGACACTACCAGCCGACATCTCAATCGGAATCTCGTCCGCGTCATCAAAACCAGTCGCTTCTTGGCAGCTGTCGAATTCATCGCGTTTGTTGTGCGGTACGCGATCGTAAATTACACCCGAACGATGGCTGTTCGGCAGAACCCAAAGGCAGCCGTTCTCAATTGTGGCGTCATCTAACGCGGTCCACACACCGATCAGCGACCTATCCCGTGTCGGAATCGGATGTTCGTCCTGATGCCACGGGTTACCGGTATGCCCAGGGACTTTGCTCAGCATCATCGACTGCATGCACTTGATTCCGCCATCCCAAAATGGGATGTGTGCCCCAACAATCTCTCGAAGTACTTCACAGATTTTAGGATGTTCAATGTAATGCCGAACCAAAGGGCTAAAGACATGCGGTTCACCGACGCACATAATTCTATCCAATACTTTCTTCTCACTTGCTATTTCCGGCATCGGAGGGATCGCCTCACACGGATAATCGCCTCGAAAAATTTTCAGCATCTCCGCTTTCAACTCGTTACATTCTTCCGGTGTAATAAGATCTGGAAGCATTAAATATCCATCGTTGATATAGGATTTTGCCCAAAGATTGGACTGCCCTTGTGCCATTTTCAGATCCTTTATGATGGTTGTCTGAAACCGTTTGAAGTGCCACCCAGTTGCCACGTTCCCCTTTTCTTTGGATACCAAAACTTTCTGTTTCGTCAGCGCGTGTTCTTTTAACAATTCCCCATTGTGCGATTATTATGCTCCTTTTTTACGCATTATCCGTTGTCTTTGGGTTATCGGACATATTTTTTGCTTATTGAGACTGTTAGAATCCGCGCTATGACTGGATCGAGAATTTCAGATTTCGCCAAAAATTGCCCAATAATATCCGATAAGACCCGTTACCGGATATTATCTGATTTAACGCCCCTAAACCGCAACGATCCGCTGATGTCCCTCTCCATCTTCTGCTGGTGTAATCCGGATCTCAATGTTGCGGTTAAAGCGATTGAGAAGTGTAAACAGTCGCTCTACGCTAAAGCGGTTAAAATCACCAGCTTTCAGTCTTGAAATGTCGGAGGGGTCAATACCGAGGATTTTCCCCGCTTTTGCCTGTGTGAGCTTTTGCGCTTCTATGATTTTGTAGATCTCAACAGCTAAATCTGCCTTCAACAAGGCTCGCTCGGCTTCGGCATCAGAAAATCCCAAATCCTTAAACACATTCCCGGAGCTCCCAGTTGTTGCGCGATGGTAAGTCGCTGCTTTATCAAATCAATTTCTCGTTTCGGGGTTCTGATCCCGCGAGTCGATTTCTTCTGAAACGCATGGAGCACATAGATTTTATTGCCAATGTTTACGGTGTAAACGGCACGATATGTGTCTGTATCGTAACGTGCGACAATTTCCCATACGCCTGATCCAATGCCCCGCATCGGTTTTGCTTTAGGGTGTTTAGCACCGCGCTGCGCAAAACGCAACGCTTCACCGACTGCCCGTCTTACGGCTTTCGGGAACTTTCGGACTTGCTCGCGAGAACCCCCAATCCAAGTTACATCTTTCATCGCTTCGTTCAAAATTATATCTTCCTCTCACTTCATGGTAGACTTGCCATATTATGGCAGATTTACCATGAAGATTGCAACTCTTTTTTGGAGAGGATTGAGGCGGAGGTAAGGAAGTTAAGGCGGGAAAAAATGTCCGATAAGACTCTTTTACAGGACATTCTTATCAGGTTCACAATTACCGCGCGGGGGGTAGTCCATCCATTTGGCAAACTCCAATGGAATCTTATACACCTTGGCTAGGTCTTCCAAATGGATGCAATTACCACAATGATAAATCTGCCCCTGTCCGGTCACATAAACCGCCGGCAATTTATTTATGGTAGATTTTAGAATTATT
Protein-coding sequences here:
- a CDS encoding XRE family transcriptional regulator, whose amino-acid sequence is MFKDLGFSDAEAERALLKADLAVEIYKIIEAQKLTQAKAGKILGIDPSDISRLKAGDFNRFSVERLFTLLNRFNRNIEIRITPAEDGEGHQRIVAV
- a CDS encoding phytanoyl-CoA dioxygenase family protein, which produces MLKEHALTKQKVLVSKEKGNVATGWHFKRFQTTIIKDLKMAQGQSNLWAKSYINDGYLMLPDLITPEECNELKAEMLKIFRGDYPCEAIPPMPEIASEKKVLDRIMCVGEPHVFSPLVRHYIEHPKICEVLREIVGAHIPFWDGGIKCMQSMMLSKVPGHTGNPWHQDEHPIPTRDRSLIGVWTALDDATIENGCLWVLPNSHRSGVIYDRVPHNKRDEFDSCQEATGFDDADEIPIEMSAGSVLFFNGYLLHRSKKNRSDKFRRILVSHYCSTASWLGWKGERNYRGVITIAGEDPYIDEGHVIPNVWARWE
- a CDS encoding type II toxin-antitoxin system RelE/ParE family toxin, with translation MNEAMKDVTWIGGSREQVRKFPKAVRRAVGEALRFAQRGAKHPKAKPMRGIGSGVWEIVARYDTDTYRAVYTVNIGNKIYVLHAFQKKSTRGIRTPKREIDLIKQRLTIAQQLGAPGMCLRIWDFLMPKPSEPC
- a CDS encoding PD40 domain-containing protein: MKQKLVWKMLLIASSLLTINAWGNKTISFTADLTGNLDIYIMDINRKNPVNLTNHPAEDSSPTWAPDASAFAFVSHRDGNPEIYVMEMKNKESQRLTNNRATDIDPAWSPDGRWIAFASNHHREHAPDTDIYIMNPSGKKAQQLTNKGGHNSTPAWSPDGQWIAFRTTLDGFGAIHLMNANGKKQRALTQVSATNPTWAANGKEIYLSSDMLAGAKVPTLFAIDVNAGNARKLANVPQACDEPTESPDRQWIAYVSTAGGNKDIHLIRVADGEIQQLTQDPGLEFSPAWVPAGLPVSPNTYKRTTLWGILKQTGLQSTHR